The sequence GGCAGCTTCGAGTGGCAATCAAAGAATGTTTATATCGGTACTTGGAATAATATTGTAgtacaaaaatggaaattttactAGCAAATGTTAgtaatattgattttaaaatcgaGAAGGATTTAGTTGAACAAATTGGCGCTattgctttgccatttttcGGGATGGACAGTaagtaagaaataataatattaataataaagggGTTTtataaaattcgaataatttttcttagaatcAATGGCTGCCGTTTGTCAGTTCGTAAGCTCTCAAAATGGAATTGAGTGTGAAAAGGGTTCATCTTGCCCGTTTCGTCATATTAGAGGAGACAGAACTATTGTATGCAAACATTGGCTTCGCGGACTATGTAAAAAAGGAGACCAATGTGAGTTCTTACACGAATATGACATGAAAAAAATGCCAGAATGCTACTTCTATTCGCGTTTCAATGCTTGTCATAATAAAGAATGCCCCTTCCTGCATATTGATCCCGAAAGTAAAGTAAAAGATTGCCCCTGGTACGACCGAGGGTTTTGCAGGCATGGACCCCATTGCAGACATCGTCACGTACGTCGCGTGCTTTGTAGTAATTACTTAGCTGGATTTTGTTCTAATGGCTGGAGTTGTAAATTTATGCATCCTCGTTTTGAACTACCTCCGATTTCTGACATGACTAAAGAATTGCTTCTGAAAAAAGTGCCTACGTGTCATTTTTGTGGTGAATTGGGTCACAAGGCTTCGGCGTGTAAAAAGAATCCTGATGCTAACGAAGCCAATGAAAATCGATTCAAATATGGCAGTTTTCAAAAACCCAGTCAAAACTTTAGCTTTAAGGAAAACTCTGAGATTAAAAATAATGCTGACCATGTGTCGTCCAGTAATAACTTTACCAAGGTACCGAAGCCGTTAGATGAAATAACTTGCTATAAATGTGGAAACAAGGGGCACTATGCCAACAAATGCCCTAAAGGTCATTTAGCGTTTTTATCAAATCAAAGAagtcacaaataaaatataaagtaacgcaATTTAAAACCCCTGAAAACTTGAAAGGTACTGTTCTATGAAATAACTAGCATACCTACATGTACGTAGCATacttgtaaaatgaaaaataaaccatttataaaaatattttgtatagtgAAAATATCTTCGGGACGAGCGATACCATTTACAAAAAGTCGTgggtaaaaaaagtaaaaataaaactatgaaaaatgtttaatcttATATTTCTCCCCTTCAAAATTActaccatttttatttttatgtattatattttaaacattGCCCTGTTTGACCTCATATAAAATTGAATCATGATATAAAGCTAGAAGTTACACGTTTTTTAATCTGTCGCAATTTTACaagcaaaaataattatagtgtttaaaacaattatttcgCGAATAATAAAATCCCAAGGAAAATCAACATCTCCTACGTCTGGTTACCCctgtacatacaaaaattcaaatagtaTGAAAAATGTATAATCTTAAATACCTCTGCTTCAAAATTactagcatttttgtttttatgtattcAATTTTATACATTACCCAGATAAAACATCATATAAAGCAAGcagttacaaattttttttgaatctgGCATAATGTTACAAGCAAAAAGAATTATCGTGTTTAAAAATTGGCTTTCGCGAAAAATAACATCCCAAGGAAAAGCAACATCTACCACGGTACCACACTTATCTATAAGTATATGAATTTTCGTTATTAGCTTTCTATACTTATTGCATTTCTTCGTTTAAAATTCTTTCATAAATATTGGGGAACACTTTTGAAGTGGAAGACCTTAgttggatatacatacatatgtaaagttGGGTCATCGACTGAGCAAATAGGATCATTGCAGATCTGTTTAGGAGCTAACGaagtgtttcgtaatttttacgttataacgtcttataattcgatttagccggctgcacgcacgaaaaaatgtgtcgttatcttgctcaatggttgttaccttgctcaatcgtcgttaccttgctcaatcgtagttaccttgctcaatcgtcgttaccttgctcatggtcGTTACCTTGCATGAACTGCGAGCGAAAACGCGGAAGGatcgacaaagagcacaatcggcccccgcattcggcaacgttcgacatctgcatACCTACTTGAgtgaacatatacatatatgtacatatgtatatgcgcatatgttcatatataaattcacatataatatttgtatttgcatatgccttcttattgattattattaatttgatttacttggagaatttaaaataaagccaagtgtatcatcatcatcctcaccgaatttataattagtgacgtctagttgttaataatacctgttgttttaatgttattattattaacttttttattatattatatatgaaggaaaaatgtatggtaatatttaccccataccttataagatatgttgtataccaatactagcgaaaacccgcccgttccgctggtcgtctttaaaaaaatctagattaattaattaaattaagccgaaaaatactgtgtgttttttataaaaattctcgcgcatgaatagtaatgaaagaagttttgaatagtagtagcaattaaaaaacgtttgatgtgatttactttattactttttttattgtaatgctctttggtatacaatattcttcgtttttgcaagcgttgttgaataaatgaacaataccgatagcttaccaactcttgagcatgaaacataaagttggccatgagaaaaacatgggtattctaaatcaataccacaaattgataaagtttggccttgtgacttataaatagtaatcgcgaatgcaaggcgaacaggaaattgaagacgtttgaattcaaacggcatatccgatggtatcattggcattcgcggtattaaaacgtcttcaccaaagtattttccattcaaaattgttgcttcaatgacgttattcatcaatctcttaacagttaatcgagtgccattacatagtcgtggttgatttatgtttctcaacataataatcggtgctcctattttcaaatttagcatgtgtggcgataatccaggtaaatcaaaggaattcaaaaaatcagtgggataatttacaatatcatcttgatttgtaacagtgtccaCTGTTCACTTTgcactaacaaaataaaatttctttcttttccggCTTTATcgtggcaaataatattttgaaacaattttgcgtgaaatattttaaatattttagtaaatcTTCGTTTCCTATCAAATAGATGCAAAATATTCTGAATATTTACTCAAATGGTTGTTTTTATCagaaaacagttttaaaaacGTGGTTTTCTCTGGAGAAAAAATACTC is a genomic window of Anastrepha ludens isolate Willacy chromosome 6, idAnaLude1.1, whole genome shotgun sequence containing:
- the LOC128866905 gene encoding cleavage and polyadenylation specificity factor subunit 4, translating into MEILLANVSNIDFKIEKDLVEQIGAIALPFFGMDKSMAAVCQFVSSQNGIECEKGSSCPFRHIRGDRTIVCKHWLRGLCKKGDQCEFLHEYDMKKMPECYFYSRFNACHNKECPFLHIDPESKVKDCPWYDRGFCRHGPHCRHRHVRRVLCSNYLAGFCSNGWSCKFMHPRFELPPISDMTKELLLKKVPTCHFCGELGHKASACKKNPDANEANENRFKYGSFQKPSQNFSFKENSEIKNNADHVSSSNNFTKVPKPLDEITCYKCGNKGHYANKCPKGHLAFLSNQRSHK